In Thermospira aquatica, the following proteins share a genomic window:
- a CDS encoding N-acetylmuramoyl-L-alanine amidase family protein, whose amino-acid sequence MRRGMYLFISLFSFFFLVATASLEDLAREYTLSLRYDWNLGYAELRSLQTNRFCRVYMTMPYVVFDGKVYYLDRGMMWEKDGRMVLSDEGEELVRRFARAMETNVHGQTNHPTFQTKVSETNAKPLTNTSRGVSSSATNTNVIVPVSNNIVRKTNTQKETNISPVVIQGQDLFRPIRTVILDPGHGGKDPGGIGKGGVREKDLVLEMVFLLKKELETLGYRVILTRGGDKYLSLSERVEFAYDVWQKKEGALFVSVHGNISLNAKVRGIEIYYLSDKASDAGASAVEIAENAGFSMDDVKHTEGFYSVLNVLMREGVSRISYAFARDVKTSLSASFSQVFVKSANFYVLRFSPLPALLWEVGYLSHPKEVKLLQSKEYQLRLVKSFAKGLDNFVRRYNARRGNV is encoded by the coding sequence ATGCGTAGAGGGATGTATCTTTTCATTAGTTTGTTTTCTTTCTTTTTTCTGGTGGCAACGGCTTCACTTGAGGATCTAGCACGAGAATACACTCTTTCCCTTCGTTATGATTGGAATCTCGGATATGCAGAGCTTCGATCGCTACAGACGAATCGTTTCTGCCGGGTTTACATGACCATGCCTTATGTGGTTTTTGATGGTAAGGTATATTATCTTGATCGCGGAATGATGTGGGAGAAGGATGGGAGAATGGTCCTCTCCGATGAAGGAGAGGAGCTTGTCCGTAGGTTTGCCAGGGCCATGGAAACAAATGTCCATGGACAGACCAACCATCCAACTTTTCAAACAAAAGTGAGTGAAACAAATGCAAAGCCTTTGACAAATACTTCCAGGGGAGTATCTTCTTCAGCAACAAATACCAATGTGATAGTTCCCGTAAGTAATAATATCGTTCGGAAAACAAACACTCAGAAAGAAACCAATATATCTCCTGTGGTTATCCAGGGACAGGATCTTTTTCGACCTATACGCACAGTGATCCTTGATCCAGGACACGGAGGAAAGGATCCTGGTGGCATAGGAAAGGGTGGGGTTAGGGAGAAAGATCTGGTGCTTGAGATGGTTTTTTTACTCAAAAAGGAGCTTGAAACGCTAGGTTATCGTGTGATTCTCACCCGTGGAGGGGACAAATACCTCTCTCTCTCTGAGAGGGTAGAGTTTGCCTATGATGTCTGGCAAAAAAAAGAAGGAGCACTTTTTGTCTCTGTTCATGGAAATATTTCTTTAAATGCTAAGGTTCGAGGTATAGAGATCTATTATCTGTCTGATAAAGCAAGTGATGCAGGGGCTTCAGCGGTTGAGATCGCAGAAAACGCGGGTTTTAGCATGGATGATGTGAAGCATACCGAGGGGTTTTATAGTGTGCTCAATGTATTAATGAGAGAAGGTGTTTCGAGGATTTCCTATGCTTTTGCCAGGGATGTAAAAACTTCTCTATCCGCGAGTTTTTCGCAGGTTTTTGTGAAAAGTGCCAATTTTTATGTGCTTCGTTTTAGTCCTTTGCCGGCGCTTCTCTGGGAAGTGGGATACCTTTCCCATCCGAAAGAGGTGAAATTGCTCCAATCAAAAGAATATCAACTTCGTTTGGTCAAATCTTTTGCGAAAGGTCTGGATAATTTTGTTCGTCGATACAACGCAAGGAGGGGAAACGTATGA
- a CDS encoding type III pantothenate kinase yields MRRSDYLVAIDIGNTNVTLGLFQEGVSRPLESAHFLTQKGLTHDDWMVKYEVLRTRWGLKQISREDVVVASVVPELNYEIRHMFEKYYEREPVFLQSLDVPLEIHYDYPREIGIDRLVNVYAVAKEYPGRDALVIDFGTATTIDILKGGTSYEGGVIIPGMLTSLRALTERASKLPHIELLLPSTIVTKNTVDGIRSGILHGHGAMIDELVSRITVELGWENPLVIATGGLSKVIKQTSHRVNIVDTHLMLKGIYYLWMNDA; encoded by the coding sequence ATGAGACGCAGTGATTATCTTGTTGCCATTGACATAGGTAATACCAATGTCACACTGGGGCTTTTCCAGGAGGGGGTTTCTCGCCCGTTGGAAAGTGCTCATTTTCTTACTCAAAAGGGATTAACCCATGATGATTGGATGGTAAAGTATGAGGTTTTACGAACTCGCTGGGGATTAAAACAAATATCCAGAGAGGATGTAGTTGTAGCAAGTGTAGTGCCGGAGTTAAACTACGAAATACGTCACATGTTTGAAAAATATTATGAACGCGAACCTGTTTTTTTGCAGAGTCTGGATGTTCCTCTTGAAATTCACTATGATTATCCCCGGGAAATAGGTATAGACAGGCTTGTCAATGTTTATGCAGTTGCGAAAGAATACCCTGGCAGGGATGCTCTTGTCATAGACTTTGGTACAGCAACGACCATTGATATCCTCAAAGGGGGGACTTCGTATGAGGGAGGGGTTATTATTCCCGGGATGTTAACGTCTCTTCGGGCACTTACAGAGAGGGCTTCAAAACTTCCTCACATTGAGCTTCTTCTTCCGTCGACTATAGTTACCAAGAATACAGTCGATGGAATTCGCAGTGGTATTCTTCACGGACATGGGGCTATGATCGATGAACTAGTTTCCCGTATAACGGTCGAACTTGGTTGGGAGAATCCCCTCGTTATTGCCACGGGAGGGCTCTCTAAAGTTATAAAACAGACAAGCCATCGAGTAAATATAGTAGATACTCATCTCATGCTCAAGGGAATCTATTATCTGTGGATGAACGATGCGTAG
- a CDS encoding NAD(P)H-dependent glycerol-3-phosphate dehydrogenase: MKVAIIGGGGWGTALALQIRRNHRVTIWSYDQGEAALFNEKRENVYYLPGVKLPDDIVFTTEDAVVDDADIVLFVTPSKFFRSVVKRFAPRVKPRQLLVSATKGLEFPSEKRMTEILAEELPGHENIVALSGPTHAEEVSRDVPTAIVAASLNEEAARAIQEAFSTEFFRVYRNTDVIGVELCAAIKNVVAIAAGMVRGLGFGDNTMAALITRGLAEMRRLGLKKGAQEATFSGLAGAGDLIVTCTSRHSRNGRVGEALAQGKSIEEILASMKMVAEGVETVRPVLKMAGEEGVEVPISQAVYNVIYEHQHPLEVMKQLMLRPLKDETQ, translated from the coding sequence ATGAAAGTAGCCATTATTGGTGGTGGGGGATGGGGAACAGCCCTTGCCCTCCAGATACGTCGAAATCACAGGGTAACTATCTGGTCCTACGATCAGGGAGAAGCAGCTCTTTTTAACGAAAAAAGAGAAAACGTCTACTATCTTCCTGGGGTAAAACTTCCTGATGATATTGTTTTCACCACGGAAGATGCGGTGGTTGATGATGCAGATATTGTTCTTTTTGTTACACCTTCGAAATTTTTCCGGTCGGTGGTGAAGCGTTTTGCCCCTCGTGTAAAACCCCGGCAGCTGCTTGTGAGCGCAACCAAAGGCCTCGAATTTCCCTCGGAAAAACGCATGACAGAGATTCTTGCTGAAGAACTTCCCGGCCATGAAAATATTGTAGCACTTTCTGGCCCAACCCATGCTGAGGAAGTGAGTCGGGATGTGCCTACTGCCATTGTGGCTGCTTCCCTTAACGAAGAGGCAGCACGTGCTATTCAAGAGGCTTTTTCGACAGAGTTTTTCCGTGTGTATCGCAATACAGACGTTATCGGGGTAGAACTCTGTGCGGCTATCAAGAACGTGGTAGCCATAGCCGCTGGCATGGTGCGGGGACTTGGTTTTGGAGACAATACGATGGCAGCTCTTATTACGCGGGGTCTTGCTGAGATGAGACGTCTTGGCCTTAAAAAGGGAGCCCAGGAAGCTACCTTTTCAGGGCTTGCAGGGGCAGGAGATCTGATTGTTACCTGTACCAGCCGTCATAGTCGCAACGGAAGAGTGGGAGAAGCCCTGGCACAGGGGAAATCTATCGAGGAGATTCTTGCCAGTATGAAAATGGTAGCAGAAGGGGTGGAAACTGTTCGTCCTGTGCTAAAGATGGCAGGGGAAGAAGGGGTAGAGGTTCCTATCTCTCAGGCGGTGTATAATGTCATTTATGAGCATCAGCATCCACTCGAGGTTATGAAACAACTCATGTTGAGGCCTCTGAAAGATGAGACGCAGTGA
- the gatB gene encoding Asp-tRNA(Asn)/Glu-tRNA(Gln) amidotransferase subunit GatB translates to MKSYEAVIGLEVHVQLNTKTKIFCGCSTEFGAPANTHVCPVCMGQPGVLPVLNEEVLHKAILAGLAIQANIAEFSKFDRKNYFYPDLPKGYQISQYDYPICQKGAIEIVLSDGTTKRIGVTRIHMEEDAGKSIHLEGEPYSAVDLNRAGVPLLEIVSEPDMRSSEEAYLYLKELRSIMKYLEVSDVNMEEGSLRCDVNVSVRPVGQKEFGTKVEIKNLNSFNGVKKAIEYEIERQIALLENGEKIIQETRLYDAKQNKTFPMRDKEEANDYRYFPEPDLPPLRIGRDLVEKIQKELPELPQQKRERFVRDYGITLADAEVLTEEKEMADYFEDVVRQTRIEPKKVANWIQSEVMAVLNELGWDITRLAKERISSAKLADLMNLIQENVISGKMAKDVFAEMVDTGESASVIVEKKGLKQITDTSALETLIDDILSKNPQEVQRYREGKKNLLGFFVGEVMKATKGQANPKLVNEILQKKLG, encoded by the coding sequence ATGAAAAGCTATGAAGCCGTTATCGGTCTTGAGGTTCATGTGCAGCTTAACACGAAGACGAAGATTTTTTGTGGATGTTCTACAGAGTTTGGAGCACCAGCCAATACCCATGTTTGTCCGGTGTGTATGGGACAGCCAGGGGTTTTGCCTGTTTTGAACGAAGAGGTGCTTCATAAAGCGATTCTTGCAGGTTTGGCCATTCAGGCAAACATTGCAGAGTTTTCAAAGTTTGATAGAAAAAACTACTTCTATCCCGATCTTCCCAAGGGATACCAGATTTCCCAGTATGATTATCCCATCTGTCAGAAAGGAGCGATAGAGATTGTCCTCTCGGATGGGACAACCAAGCGCATCGGGGTGACACGCATTCATATGGAAGAAGATGCAGGGAAATCTATCCATCTTGAGGGTGAACCGTATTCTGCGGTTGATCTCAATCGAGCCGGCGTTCCACTTCTGGAAATCGTGTCTGAACCAGATATGAGGAGTAGTGAAGAGGCGTATCTTTACCTTAAGGAACTGAGAAGTATTATGAAGTACCTTGAGGTTTCTGACGTAAATATGGAGGAAGGGAGTCTCCGTTGTGATGTGAATGTTTCCGTTCGTCCCGTAGGGCAGAAAGAATTTGGGACAAAGGTGGAAATCAAAAACCTCAATTCCTTTAACGGGGTGAAAAAGGCTATCGAATATGAAATCGAACGTCAGATTGCTCTTTTAGAAAATGGGGAGAAAATTATCCAGGAAACCCGTCTTTACGATGCAAAACAGAACAAAACCTTTCCGATGCGCGACAAAGAGGAAGCTAACGATTACCGGTACTTCCCCGAACCCGATCTTCCACCTCTGAGGATTGGCCGCGATCTCGTGGAGAAGATTCAGAAGGAACTCCCGGAACTTCCTCAGCAGAAACGAGAAAGGTTTGTCAGAGACTATGGCATCACGCTGGCTGATGCTGAGGTTCTTACTGAGGAAAAAGAGATGGCTGACTATTTTGAGGATGTGGTGAGACAGACCAGGATAGAGCCCAAAAAAGTGGCCAACTGGATCCAAAGCGAGGTCATGGCCGTGTTGAATGAGTTGGGATGGGATATTACCCGTCTTGCTAAAGAAAGAATTTCGAGTGCTAAGCTTGCAGATCTGATGAACTTAATTCAGGAAAACGTGATCAGTGGAAAGATGGCAAAGGATGTATTTGCTGAAATGGTTGACACTGGCGAATCGGCATCTGTCATCGTGGAGAAGAAAGGACTCAAACAGATTACCGACACTTCTGCTCTTGAAACTCTGATTGATGATATTCTCTCCAAAAATCCTCAGGAGGTTCAGCGCTACCGGGAAGGAAAGAAAAACCTCCTTGGTTTCTTTGTAGGTGAAGTCATGAAAGCTACGAAAGGACAGGCCAATCCAAAACTTGTCAATGAAATTCTCCAGAAAAAATTGGGGTGA
- a CDS encoding NAD(P)/FAD-dependent oxidoreductase — protein sequence MSFSHYDLIVIGAGPAGIFTALRYHERWPNRSILILEKGRPLEKRICPKREGKPCQHCSPCNITTGFAGAGAYSDGKLSLSPFIGGDLVDLFDVSVVRDAIEDVDRIYRENGADSHIYGVDNPQKIEEIRARAIKSHIQLVENPLRHLGTEKSAEIYQKLQKKLLSEGVKIRFQCPARDIVVENGRVTGVVADEIYSANDVVIAVGREGSEWLSSLVRTYNIAYEVGPVDIGVRVEVRNEIMKEINETMYEGKFIYYTPTFDDKVRTFCQNPGGVVATEYYEGNIAVVNGHSYKSEELKTENTNLAILVSHAFTRPFNQPVEYGKYIAGLGNMLSGNRIIVQRFGDLKRGRRTTPERLQRGNLRPTLVDALPGDLSLVLPYRTMTDIIEMLLALDNVAPGIASSETLLYGVEVKFYSQRLVVKNFETSVSHLYAIGDGAGWTRGLMQASVSGYLLGNMLE from the coding sequence ATGAGCTTTTCTCATTATGATTTGATTGTTATTGGAGCAGGGCCAGCGGGGATTTTTACAGCACTTCGCTACCATGAACGCTGGCCGAATCGTTCCATTCTCATTCTTGAGAAAGGACGTCCCCTCGAGAAACGTATCTGTCCAAAGAGAGAGGGGAAGCCCTGTCAGCATTGTTCCCCTTGCAATATTACCACAGGGTTTGCAGGGGCAGGTGCGTATAGCGATGGTAAGCTTTCTCTTTCCCCTTTCATTGGGGGGGATCTCGTGGATCTTTTTGATGTTTCCGTGGTTCGGGATGCAATTGAAGATGTTGATAGAATTTACAGGGAAAACGGCGCCGATAGTCATATCTATGGTGTAGATAATCCACAAAAAATAGAAGAGATCCGTGCTCGAGCTATCAAAAGCCACATTCAGCTCGTTGAAAATCCTTTACGACATCTCGGGACGGAAAAAAGTGCAGAAATCTATCAGAAACTTCAAAAGAAACTTTTGTCCGAAGGTGTAAAGATACGGTTTCAGTGTCCGGCGCGGGATATTGTGGTAGAAAATGGTCGCGTTACGGGTGTTGTAGCTGATGAGATCTATTCAGCAAACGATGTGGTTATCGCGGTAGGCAGAGAAGGCTCCGAATGGCTTTCCAGTCTCGTACGCACGTATAATATTGCCTATGAGGTTGGACCAGTGGATATTGGGGTAAGGGTAGAGGTGCGCAACGAAATCATGAAAGAGATCAATGAAACCATGTATGAAGGGAAGTTTATCTACTATACTCCAACGTTTGATGACAAGGTACGCACTTTTTGTCAGAATCCTGGTGGCGTGGTAGCTACAGAGTACTACGAAGGGAATATCGCTGTTGTGAATGGTCATAGCTATAAATCCGAAGAACTCAAAACAGAAAATACCAATCTCGCTATCCTGGTTTCCCATGCTTTTACACGCCCATTTAATCAACCTGTTGAGTATGGGAAATATATTGCCGGGCTTGGCAATATGCTTTCGGGGAATCGTATTATTGTGCAGAGGTTTGGAGACTTAAAACGAGGGAGGAGAACAACCCCTGAACGCTTGCAGCGAGGGAATCTCAGGCCAACTCTTGTGGATGCCCTGCCCGGGGACCTGAGTCTCGTACTTCCGTATCGTACTATGACCGATATTATCGAAATGCTTCTTGCTCTGGATAATGTAGCTCCGGGTATTGCTAGTTCCGAGACACTCCTGTATGGGGTGGAGGTAAAGTTTTACTCTCAGAGATTGGTGGTAAAAAACTTTGAAACCTCTGTTTCTCATCTCTATGCGATAGGAGATGGAGCTGGTTGGACCCGAGGACTGATGCAGGCAAGTGTCAGCGGGTACTTACTGGGAAACATGCTTGAGTAA